The following nucleotide sequence is from Coffea eugenioides isolate CCC68of chromosome 10, Ceug_1.0, whole genome shotgun sequence.
TTTGCTGACTAGTACTCCCTAATCACTACAGGAATTCAAGTGAAGCATCCCAGTTCAAGAAGGTGACTGTGTTATATGTCAGATCTAAAGGACCACTTACTGCTGTCCATTTACCAGACTTTACATTTCTGATGACACACAGACTTGCAGCTGAAAATTCAAATGTACAATGAACACACTAAGACAGTCCCCTTCTTGTAGCACTTCTAAAGTTCTTAAAGACCAAAGAACCTATTCACGCCAACATCATCAGATCTGTTTTGGAAGAATATAATGTCAAAGCAATTGATACAACTCCTTTGGCACATTGAACGTTGATAATGTTGCTAAAACGCCATTGTCTAAAACTTATTTCTAGAGCTCCCAGACCAACAAACATGAAGACCCAAGAGAGCCGAAATATTATAATTGCATTCCATCATGCAAAACTAAGAATTAACCACATTCAACAGAGAATCAATAAAGAATAAATCTGTTTTCCACCAGCTATTGAACTTTTCATAAAAACTAAAAGTTATAAATATCACCTTTAGTTCAAGCCGGGCAGAGTCTGGAAGTATGACAGGTCTAAATGAGAGGGAGTGGGGGCAAATTGGAGTGAAAAGCATGCATGGAACATTTGGATGCACCTGCAATGGAAGCACCATTTGTTACAGGCAATGGTCTACTATGCGTTGAGCAGAATAATCAAAATTAGGAAACAGCATGAGATTAAAAAATCTCAGTTTCATCACTTGTGGTTTATCTTTCCATCATTGATTGTATGATTATCACTCACACATCACAAATCAGATGACATAAAAACCAAGGAAAATATACAAGACCATTAATAGATATCCTCAAAGAAAGTAGATCAAAGAAAACTTGGAAGAATAGACATCAGCATATGAGGAAAAAACCATAGGTTATGATTACATGGTAAAATCACAGTCGACCATGCAGACTGAGTGTTCACTGGTAGTTACTCTTTTACTGCTCGCCGCTATGTGGTCTAAGCTCTCATCTCTCATGTTCATTGTTCGTGATGATGCAATTAGCCAGCCTTCCTACGAAGATGTTAGAAGTCTAACTTGTTGACATCGACCCAAAAGAAAACTATATATTCTGATATTTCGAATATATTTCTCTGCTTCTTGCTTCAAGTTTCTTGTAGCAGGGAAATCTATGGACACGTACTGTGTCCTTGAGAAATTGAAGCATTCCATATTCTGTCTGTTTCTAGTTTCTCTTTGTTGATTTGTCATTTAAAgctctgcattttttttcccaaacatAAAGTTAAGAAATTTTGTTTGACACTCATGCTTCTGCTAAGAATTGTGCCCTCTCAGAATGTAATTATCTCACAtgccaaaaaatgaaaaaggaattTGGATGTTGAAAATCCTACTCTGCTTCTAAGGAAAATGCACATACACTGATATTACAATCATTGAACATACACAACATAGTCAAGTAAAGACAACTTGACAACGGCTAGGGAATACGAAAACTAGTACAAATTTGATGCTCAAATTGATTGGCCTTGCAGGTCATAGACAGCATAATTTGTGAACTCCATGCACTTTGCACCCAAAGTATGATTCCAGTCACAACAATCTAAACATTTGAACAGCTGATACAAGCAGACTGCTCAAATTGGCCCCTTAATTCAACTTTACATACCAAAGCCAACTTGCAGTTTTTGACGTTATTGCAGATCTCAAAAAGTTTCCACAGCAAcctcccctccccccccccccccctctctgaAGCCCAAAATAAAAGGTGAAGACCCCTGCTCTAGGTAATGGCCTGAATAAGATAAGAACCTTAAAAGTCTGTAGGGTTACCGCTCCTGCACTTGCTCTTAGTCTGCAAACTGTTTCCCAGGAAGAATAGCAAATTTGAGCAAATCAGCTAAGAAATCCTTGCATTTTCAACTTTCATACAAAACCTAGTAATCATCAAACCTTCTAAGATCCCTTCCAATAGTCAGATTAACCTCAAACATCTAGTAAAACCTTTCAGAAACTCCATCCCTTGGAAAATTCTTACAGAAAGTCTGTCCTCGAGTGTAATTTTGTTAATCTTGTATTAGCTCATTTGTAATTTCCCAGAATTGTAAACCAGCATCAGTTGATCATTCAAATCAAAATAGGCTGTCCAAACACACCAGAAGTTAACATACAACATGTAAGAAAGGACCCCCAGTGTAGGGAGGCAACTGCTTTGGTAGGTTAGGGGCAGCAGTAAACGCTTTAACGTTATTTTACTCAGCTTCAAAGCCCTTGAAactctttttcaaattttttttttttaagtttctcAATTAGTTTAGTggaaaaaaattgtatttattTAAAGCAAGGAATTGAGGGAAATTTAAAACATTTGTGGGTTCTGGCTCCACCCTTCTTCAGACTAACAATCAGCATTGTAATTCTTTGACTTGAAGATGATGTGCACCAGTACAATAATTGTCATTTTCAAATATCCTAAGTTTAACGACAATTGCACCCGCAAAACTTTCATTACAAAGTTTGACCTTGATTTCAACGATTGGGGACATATATTTACTCATTCTGTACCGACATATATGCACTCATGATGATTTTAAGTTCTCAAGCAAATCTCCCTTGAATGGACAAAAACATATGCTAATAACTAATGACCCCAGTGTTTcccccaaccccccccccccaaaggGCCCTCTTCCAGTCCCACCTCTGAAACCATTTCTTTTGAATTTCTACATCAACAGGTTCATATCTTTGCATTCAAGTACAAGCAAGCCTTACCATTGAACCTCCAGCAGCTGTAGAGTAAGCAGTACTTCCTGTCGGTGTGGCCACTATAACCCCATCACCTTGCACCTATCGAATTAGTAGACAACAtcaaagttttcaagaatttctGGCCTCAAAAATCACTCAGTACTGAAGTTTTTAGAACATGTACCTTTGTTATAAGCCGGTCATGTTCATAGCATTCAATTTTTGATAGATATGGATTAGAACCACGATCAACTACCACTTCATTGAGGACATCAAACAGTTTTCCTGGCATTGCTTTTCCATTTCGAAAAATCTCACAGCGAAGACGCATTCGAAGAGTTATATAAACACCATCCACTGTGTTGTTACCATTAATGACTTGTCTTAGGTCCTTCTTACAATCTTCAAACTGAATAAAATGAATAAGGaatcacataaaagctcccATGATTATATTGAAAAGATAAGTCAAGAGACGTACAGTATGAGAAGTAAGAAATCCAAGAGACCCAAGATTAAATGAGACGACAGGAGGAACGGCATCTCTGAATATATTTGATGCATGAAGAATAACACCATCTCCTCCCAAACAGGCAACAAAATCAACCCTCTCATGAAGATCACTGAAAGAAAAATTCCATGTAAGGATAGCACACCTCTAAATGTAGAATTTGATTGCATATATTGAAAACATATGCATCTCTACTAAACATAAATAAATGCACAAAATAAAAGCCATGGCATCAATAGTCAGTTCTTGTACCTTGTATCTTGGCTATAGAAAGTCTGAACAAACCCAAAACCAGGGATTCGAGCGAAAATGTCATGCACCTCAGGTTCAACAAGAACATTCATTTCTTCTTGGTAATACAAGAAACGGGCAACCTGCAGTAAAAACATATAATACTGCTGAAAAGGCTGCAGACTAAAGAAACGAAATTACACACGTGCAAGTGAACCCTCCCCCCCGCCCCCCTTCTCTTCTTTCGATAGAGGAgaggaaggaaaaaagaaaatgtgacCCTCGGTTGCCAAAGGAAGTCAGATGTGTAATATTCAATATGCAAAACCATGTTTTGACGTTTTAGTACATCCAACAAGAAATCATTCTCAGCAATCTGCAAGAGCAACACACATGCATACATGCAGCAAATATGAAGAATCATGTATGATATCAGAAGCAGTCAAGCTAGAATCAAGGCCAGTAGAAGAGAAACAAAAATGCACTTGGGTCTCACTATCTTTGCTGCAGATGGTAGAAAGAGAATTGAATTTCTCATGGCTACTTTCCATAAAGCTAACAACCCAAGAGATGTGGAACAGTAAGAATCCACAAATTTGATGTATAAAATCTCACGGCAATATTAGGAGCAAATGTAGCATaaacaaataattaaatcaGTTTTAGCTACATAATCCATATTGAGTGTGGTAACGAGTACCTAAAAAAGCTTACTGCAATTATGCTCTCCTGAGACTTAGGAAATACCCAAGAATTGTAAGACTAAAAGACTCTAAAGACCTGATACTCCTCAAATTACTGAAAAGACCTGAAAGAAAATATTAATGCATATACAAATTATAACAAGACGACTGAAATTCTTGATGACCTGACAACCATAAGTTTAGCACACCGATATAAGAGTTACTATTGAAAATCATGGTACTAACAGAAACTCATCACAAAGCTTTACTAATTTTTATTCCAGAATTTGAAGtgaatttgggacaaactgcaGAGCAGGCATGAGATTTCCTCTCTCTTTACTACCTTGTGCAGTGATCTTGACCACTACAAGCATCAAGGAGATCTCAAAGACAATGAACAACTATTAAAATCATTGTACCTACATGAAGACTAAAAGATGAGCATCAGACCACCCTCAAGTATAAGAAGCAGGCTCAGAGCTGAAAGTAATGAATATGCACGTTAATGGACCCTAAAGTTAGAATTGATCAGTATTGCAGCTTGCTAAATCTAGCTAGATGACAAAACTTACAACAACAGAGAAGATACTAATCCAAAGTAAAACTAGCCcattcaaatatttcattttacCATATATGTgacactaaaattaaccaaagcATGCATGATGCCCCCTTTAAGGTACCTACCGCACTAACAGCTGCACCAAAGATAAACTATTAGAAGATACACATTGTAAAAGGAGGAAGATGGATAGGACAACATAATCCACATACCTACTATCATAAACTTTTAAGCTATTAAATAAGACTAAGGCAGACTACCTCTTTAGCTTCTTCCATGAGTTCTTGTCCCAGCTTCTTCAACAATAATACAGTCTTTGGAGGAGATTTCCACAATAGCATCTGCTGTTGCGTGCTAGGGTGAGTGAAGGCCAATGAAGATTCTGTAACCTTCTCTCTGGCACAAGAGAATCCATCTGTGCGTACCAAGAACATCTCTGCTTTTTTCCTAGATTGCACTCTCACAACACCAGTTGCAGAAGCACACATGTTTCCTTCAATGACCTCCAAACCATCGTCACCCACAGATACAGAAGCAACAGGATTGCTCCTCTGCTCTGTAACGTTTGCTGATGGAACCTTCTTATCCAACTCATATCTTGAATTCACAGACCCATTTTTTTGACTAGCAGAAGACCCATTATCATTGCTCAATTCATTCataaaggaggaggaggaagaattATTACCATTGAGATATGTTCCATCACTACCAGCGGAAGTCGCAATCTCTGCGGATGAACTATTGCTTCGAAATGAACTATTTGAAGTTTGGGCTTCAGAAAGTCTGATTCCAGAGTATCCAGcataattttcattattttcattTCTCCAAGATGTCTTATTCAAGTTATACATTGAAGAAGACAGCTTCTCAAGTCTATTCCTTTCATAATTAAAATATGTCAATGGTGCAAGTTTCCTATTTCTAAAGAATCCAGACATCTCTTTTTTGGAGAAGATGTTAGAAGGAGGCAGCTGAGACTCAAGAGGGTTCACATTACTATCAAAGTCCATTGGCAACTCAGCTCCTTGTTCATTTATAGAAAACTCCAAATCTCGATGGGATACTATTGTACTATTATTTCCATTGTTGCTGGAGTGTTGCTTATCCGTAGTTTGACAATATCCATTAAGATATTCCCCTGAAGAACTACTAGTCTCATTCAATTTACTGGGTCTAGAACCATTTTGATCGTCATACTCCATTCCTCCTTCAGACTTTTGAGAAATGCAATATTTTTCCATGCCTTTAGTATCAAGGGACTGGACACCCATGGAAGTAACTGCTATACGCGGAACAGTTTGAGATCTACTGCGAGCCATGTAATGTCTCCACCTTGACACCAAAGCTGATGTTCTCCATACTCCTTCCTTACTGTGGAGATATATGGGCCTTTTGCTTGAATCTGACAGCAAAGCTGCAAACTCTTCGACCTGCTTCATTGAAGGAGCAGTACCAACTTCAACAGGAAGTTTGACAAATTCAATCCTCCCAGACAAGGTAGCCTCATGTAGCTTTGTTTCATAAAAGATGTCCTTCACCGTCTCTGCTCTAAGATCCACAATGGTTTTGAATCCTCTCTCCAGAAGCCATTCTAGACCTTCTTCTGTTACCTGGCCACCCCTCCAAAAAGCAACCTCAGAATCTGACGCTGTATCTTCTTTTGAAGTTGACAAATAAACAGGATTCCAGTTTGCAAATAATGTCTGGCAGGGATCATCACCCCGACGGGGAAATCCAGAGTCATAACATGCATTTTTCAGTTTTTGCAATTTCCGCCATACATCCACACTTCGAGCATCATCAGGTGTTAAATAGCCTTCAAGAGCAACATGCAAGCTCTCACAGTACCTTTTCATTTCACCCCTAAAACTGGCAAGGGGTGGAAGTGTATCTTCCATTAGATTTACATCTGATTCACGAAATGAATTCATGGCTGATGCTCTTCCAGAAAGAACATCCTCTCTTCCTTTATTTAAGAGACATACCATGCAACCAAGAACAGAAACCATTTTCTCTTCCAGTAAGGATTTATCCTCTGATGGTATATCATATGAAATGTTGCATTCTCCAGTCAATGGGTTGCATAATGTGTCCATTAATGCGTTATGAAACCATTCAGCAGCTCTAAAGATCCTGCAATAAGCTTCCACTTCAGTAATATCCCCAGGAAGTGGGCCAACCCAACGTGATAGTGATAACTCACGGGTCTGGACAGCCTGCAAGTCCAAAAAATTGTTAGTCCTCAATATAAATTGATGACTCTCACTCTGTTTTGCCAAAAATATTAAGCAGTATTAACAGAAACTAGACAGCCAAGGAAGGAAAACAATATTTAGCAAAGCTTTCGGTATATCAAGTACAGaatctaataaaatcaataatACCATCACAGGTTAAAAGCTCGAGCAACTCAAATACGTTTCTGAGATGATACAAATTGCTGAAGGAGCACATTGCTGACACAACTCATTTCAAACAGGGTAGAGACTTTAGGAAACTAAGCTCAACAGATAGTATTTTGGCAAGATTAAAGATTAACTGTCGTAATCATGTGAATTTTCAACGAGACAAGGAAAGTCATGTTGTTGTATAACAAGGAACTCTACCATTGAGAAGGATCATGTTCCACTTTTGTGTATTAATCAACTACGTTAACCAATATATCTTTAGATCTACGAGAATAAACTAAAGCTCAAAATCCATCATTGCAAATGATTTAGTACATAAACAATCTTAAGGAATACTTAAGCGAATTTACAGCGAACTCTCATTTAATCCATGATCCTCAAATTCGCAAACTCAGCTGGTCGTCCAAATGGCCACAAAAATTAAGCCTGTAAAAAGATTTAAAAAGCATGGCTTGCCTCCTCCAATCTTCTCACCCCTCTTTTACTTTTCTGGGATGCTAAAATTTCAACCTTTCACTTATTTTGCATGAACAGAAAAACAAGGGGAAAAAAGTGACTGCTTTTGACTTAATTTAAGCACAGAAAATAAACCATCGCATTAATCAGAAACTTACTAATCTTTTCCAAGCCACTTGATCATCAATCCCAATAACCAAGCTCTATCATTTTCACTAACACTccaaaagaatattttaaaacaaaatttaaatcatgaaacctcttgttttctcactcatTTTACCTGAACCGATTTTTTCACAACtataaatataaatatcatAATTCGATATTGTGGCAAAATATATACAATTGAAAAAAGAGCTATGAAAACATATAAGCTAAATAAAAATAACCCAGATGAAGATttcaaaaactaaagaaaatgaCAAAAGTTCACCTGAGAATTGAAGCCACTGTTGAGAGAAAAGGAATTGGAGAGCTGGGAAGCTGCTAAAACCCTCAAATGGCGTCGTCCAGCTGCACCCTTTTTCTTCCTCTGCAACAGAAACCCAAACCCAAAGCCGGAAATCTTGGTCCATTTCGGCTGCTGGTAGTGAAACAGGGGATGGTTATGAATATGGGTTCGGGTTGGCCCGCCAACAACGACCCGAttcatgtgcaagtgaagaatCAACatatgttgctgctgctgcCATACCACCATTAAACTGAGGAggaaatgtttttttttatagtctgaatattttttattatttgggtGTGAACGTGCATGTGTTGAGTGTGTGAAGTGCGTgtgtatattttttaatatttaatgGATGGTCATGAGaagtgtttggattttggaTATTGGAAGAGAGGGAAAGGGAATAACACTCTGGATAATATGGATAGGGATTGTGGTGGGGACTAACTACAATAATGTTGCATGTTCTGTTCCAATAATTTTGAGT
It contains:
- the LOC113748997 gene encoding NAD kinase 2, chloroplastic-like, encoding MVVWQQQQHMLILHLHMNRVVVGGPTRTHIHNHPLFHYQQPKWTKISGFGFGFLLQRKKKGAAGRRHLRVLAASQLSNSFSLNSGFNSQAVQTRELSLSRWVGPLPGDITEVEAYCRIFRAAEWFHNALMDTLCNPLTGECNISYDIPSEDKSLLEEKMVSVLGCMVCLLNKGREDVLSGRASAMNSFRESDVNLMEDTLPPLASFRGEMKRYCESLHVALEGYLTPDDARSVDVWRKLQKLKNACYDSGFPRRGDDPCQTLFANWNPVYLSTSKEDTASDSEVAFWRGGQVTEEGLEWLLERGFKTIVDLRAETVKDIFYETKLHEATLSGRIEFVKLPVEVGTAPSMKQVEEFAALLSDSSKRPIYLHSKEGVWRTSALVSRWRHYMARSRSQTVPRIAVTSMGVQSLDTKGMEKYCISQKSEGGMEYDDQNGSRPSKLNETSSSSGEYLNGYCQTTDKQHSSNNGNNSTIVSHRDLEFSINEQGAELPMDFDSNVNPLESQLPPSNIFSKKEMSGFFRNRKLAPLTYFNYERNRLEKLSSSMYNLNKTSWRNENNENYAGYSGIRLSEAQTSNSSFRSNSSSAEIATSAGSDGTYLNGNNSSSSSFMNELSNDNGSSASQKNGSVNSRYELDKKVPSANVTEQRSNPVASVSVGDDGLEVIEGNMCASATGVVRVQSRKKAEMFLVRTDGFSCAREKVTESSLAFTHPSTQQQMLLWKSPPKTVLLLKKLGQELMEEAKEVARFLYYQEEMNVLVEPEVHDIFARIPGFGFVQTFYSQDTSDLHERVDFVACLGGDGVILHASNIFRDAVPPVVSFNLGSLGFLTSHTFEDCKKDLRQVINGNNTVDGVYITLRMRLRCEIFRNGKAMPGKLFDVLNEVVVDRGSNPYLSKIECYEHDRLITKVQGDGVIVATPTGSTAYSTAAGGSMVHPNVPCMLFTPICPHSLSFRPVILPDSARLELKIPEDARSNAWVSFDGKRRQQLSRGDSVRISMSQHPLPTVNKCDQTGDWFHSLIRCLNWNERLDQKAL